A region of Ferruginibacter albus DNA encodes the following proteins:
- a CDS encoding IS1595 family transposase: MFEIKTPNEFNNIIDFTRHFKDRETCLEYIEWWRWKGHIRCLYCGHDKIYRFKLGNKFKCGNCKEYFYTTTGTIFSSTKLPLPKFMLALFLISSHKRGISSCQLARDLEITQKSAWLLGHKIRELLKQDGVKLEGTVSSDETFVGGKNKNRHYDKKVLYSHRTTRDSPDKVPVLGMMEKNGSVKTAVIPNTLGDSIIPIITDSIKEGSRWVTDNYFDVKKLKERYKREVAKHHLYQYKSPRGYSTNNIENFWTHFKNMIRGTYYKLSAKHLQRYCDEQTFRFNTRKEKEGSRFALLMERISVPLTYNKLVYGQT, translated from the coding sequence ATGTTTGAGATTAAAACACCTAATGAGTTCAATAATATCATTGACTTTACCAGACATTTTAAAGACCGAGAGACCTGCTTAGAGTATATAGAATGGTGGAGATGGAAAGGACATATACGATGTTTATATTGTGGGCACGATAAGATTTATCGTTTTAAACTTGGCAATAAGTTCAAGTGTGGTAATTGTAAGGAATATTTCTATACTACAACTGGAACGATATTCTCCAGTACTAAACTTCCATTACCAAAGTTTATGTTGGCTTTGTTTCTTATCAGTTCTCATAAAAGAGGCATTAGTAGCTGTCAGTTGGCAAGAGACTTAGAGATAACTCAAAAATCAGCATGGTTACTTGGTCATAAGATAAGAGAACTACTAAAGCAGGATGGCGTTAAATTAGAAGGTACAGTTTCAAGCGACGAAACGTTCGTGGGTGGAAAGAACAAAAACAGACACTATGATAAAAAGGTGCTTTACTCCCATCGAACGACAAGAGATTCGCCTGATAAAGTTCCGGTGCTTGGTATGATGGAAAAAAATGGCAGTGTAAAGACTGCTGTTATTCCAAATACACTTGGGGACTCAATAATTCCGATTATAACAGATTCAATAAAGGAAGGAAGCAGATGGGTAACCGATAATTATTTTGATGTCAAAAAACTAAAAGAAAGGTATAAAAGAGAAGTTGCAAAGCATCATCTTTATCAATATAAAAGTCCTCGTGGATATTCTACCAATAACATTGAAAACTTTTGGACACATTTTAAGAACATGATAAGAGGGACGTATTATAAACTGAGTGCTAAGCACCTTCAACGCTACTGCGATGAACAAACTTTCAGATTCAATACAAGAAAAGAAAAAGAAGGTAGTAGATTTGCATTATTAATGGAACGAATTAGTGTTCCGTTAACTTATAACAAACTGGTTTATGGACAAACCTAA